In the Ictalurus furcatus strain D&B chromosome 13, Billie_1.0, whole genome shotgun sequence genome, ATGATAGTGTCTTGCTTGGATGAGATTAACTCCAGGGCTGTTGCCATCCTTCCCACTGCTTCAGCCATGCTACCCAGTGTTCTTTCCTGGCGCCGTTTACGGGCGTCATTTTTGCGGTGACGCTGCTCATCCAGGCGTGCGCGTTCTTCATGACTGGTGATGAAATTGCGAAGAAGGGTAGTACGCTCACCTGCGTGCCCCTGCTGCTGGGCAATGCGAGAGCCCACTGAGCCGAGCTGAAGATGCAGAAACCTCCGTTTCAGTGGCTGCCTTGTGATCTTGGAAGCAGGTCTGGGGGAAACCGTGGGCATGGAACTGTCAGTGCTGCATGCAGGGCTTGGGTCTGGATTTGGGGATGTGTTACACAGCAAAGGGGATGTCACCAGTGTAGGAACTGGGGAAGGTGCGGTGAAGAGGCCACTAGGGAGCAAACAAGGAGTGGCCACTGCAGCGACTGACACACTGTGCGGCTGGTGCTCTTCAGACTTTACAGCTGTTTTAGCTGTGGTTGCAACTCCAACAGGAGTGGCTGAAGCAGGATCGTGCTGATTGATCTTTGTTTTTCCCAATACTTTGTCCATCATCTGTTATGTGAAGCGACACAAAAAAATTTGATGTATGTAAAGACACtttaaaaagaataacaaaACCTACCATGCTTACTGCTGTCATTATTTAATTCAGTGCATCAGCTAATTCAACATACCTCAAAGTATTCCCATGAGGTCTTGGCCTGGCCTCTGCCCAATCTGCTGCGCTCTTTTACTCTCTTGTATGTGACAATGAGGTTGTTCCATTTTCTTCTAATCTTTTCTACTGGCAGCAAGTGGCCAAGGTTCTCCAGCTCATTCTGGACATTCTGGAAGAGACGAGAGCGTTCATGGGAGCCATACACGTCCCAGCAACGATGCATCGCTTCAATGAGGTGCACAATAGCACGGTGGGTGAACTCGGATGAGGTAGACACTGCTTCAGGGTAGCCCCGTGCCGCAGTACCTTTTCTTGCTTCCTCCCTTCTAACAGCTGtgaaaagtgtatatatatatatatatatatatatatatatatatatatatatatatatatatacacatacatatatatatatatatatatatatatatatatatatacacacatacatatatatatatatatatatatatatatatatatatatatatatatatatata is a window encoding:
- the si:ch1073-357b18.4 gene encoding uncharacterized protein si:ch1073-357b18.4; the protein is MDVSLKIESSESVMPPSCDESPAATESTASISSVTAAHHVEQLKEPTPVFLYPISINSPVSVYRDQKVPHAVRREEARKGTAARGYPEAVSTSSEFTHRAIVHLIEAMHRCWDVYGSHERSRLFQNVQNELENLGHLLPVEKIRRKWNNLIVTYKRVKERSRLGRGQAKTSWEYFEMMDKVLGKTKINQHDPASATPVGVATTAKTAVKSEEHQPHSVSVAAVATPCLLPSGLFTAPSPVPTLVTSPLLCNTSPNPDPSPACSTDSSMPTVSPRPASKITRQPLKRRFLHLQLGSVGSRIAQQQGHAGERTTLLRNFITSHEERARLDEQRHRKNDARKRRQERTLGSMAEAVGRMATALELISSKQDTIIALLQRLADKY